One genomic window of Agrobacterium vitis includes the following:
- a CDS encoding MFS transporter produces the protein MTDRTSQFNSADIDLDTAEPVAWSPATWFAVLSMAATSFALVSAEFLPAGLLTPMARDLGISEGTAGQVVTATAFVGAITALLSNVLIGRLNRKTVLVGLSALAIGSNILAAVATDFWLLMLGRAGLGIALSGFWALSVAVVARLVGANATGRGMAIVTLGVSLATIAAPSIGALISDWLGWRSAMSMTAGLAAIAMLLQVLCLPTLPASTSNSLSDVFRLTRRRGVQLGMLAILLLMTGHFAGSVYVRPFLEQVTLLETGPIALALLGFGVASVIGNVAGGRMADASIHMALAVTAVLMASAALALVLWGNYVGVAFCLVTLWGFAFGMAPVVLPTNLSRSAPDALEAAGSLMVVSFQVAITIGAVVGGYVVDHYGAAGPLTLTAALAALTVVLALTQPRT, from the coding sequence ATGACGGACAGAACATCACAATTTAACAGCGCGGATATAGACCTCGATACCGCTGAGCCGGTTGCGTGGAGCCCTGCCACCTGGTTTGCCGTCCTTTCGATGGCGGCCACCAGTTTTGCACTGGTGTCGGCTGAGTTCCTGCCAGCAGGCTTGCTGACGCCAATGGCCCGTGATCTTGGGATCAGCGAGGGAACAGCCGGACAGGTCGTGACTGCCACGGCTTTCGTGGGGGCCATCACGGCCCTGTTGAGCAATGTCCTGATCGGCAGATTGAACCGCAAGACAGTGTTGGTCGGCCTTAGTGCGTTGGCAATCGGCTCCAATATTCTTGCAGCGGTGGCGACGGACTTTTGGCTATTGATGCTCGGTCGGGCAGGCCTCGGCATTGCCCTCAGCGGCTTTTGGGCGCTTTCGGTTGCCGTCGTCGCCAGGTTGGTTGGGGCCAATGCAACAGGACGGGGCATGGCGATCGTCACGCTCGGCGTCTCACTCGCAACGATAGCCGCGCCATCGATAGGCGCTTTGATCAGCGATTGGCTGGGCTGGCGCAGCGCCATGTCTATGACGGCGGGACTTGCTGCAATTGCCATGTTGCTACAGGTCCTCTGCTTGCCGACGCTGCCTGCAAGCACAAGCAACAGTCTCTCTGATGTTTTTCGGCTGACGCGGCGGCGTGGCGTTCAGCTTGGAATGTTGGCCATCCTTTTGTTGATGACGGGACATTTTGCCGGCTCGGTTTATGTACGTCCTTTCCTTGAACAGGTGACGCTGCTTGAAACCGGCCCGATTGCCCTGGCACTTCTCGGCTTTGGCGTTGCCTCGGTGATCGGTAACGTTGCGGGTGGCCGGATGGCGGACGCCAGTATTCATATGGCACTCGCGGTCACCGCCGTGCTGATGGCGTCTGCAGCGCTCGCCTTGGTGCTTTGGGGCAATTATGTCGGCGTTGCCTTCTGCCTCGTGACGCTTTGGGGCTTTGCCTTCGGCATGGCACCCGTGGTGCTGCCGACCAACCTATCGCGCAGCGCACCTGACGCCCTGGAGGCAGCGGGCAGCCTGATGGTCGTTTCTTTTCAGGTCGCGATCACGATTGGCGCGGTTGTCGGCGGCTATGTCGTCGATCATTATGGCGCTGCGGGACCCTTGACCCTGACCGCCGCCCTGGCCGCATTGACTGTCGTCTTGGCGCTGACGCAACCGCGCACCTGA
- a CDS encoding substrate-binding domain-containing protein, which produces MNQKKPARKTTIYDLAELAGTSASAVSAVLNGNWKKRRISTQLAEKIKRIAEEQGYALNMQASLLRREKSQIIGMIVPKYDNRYFGSIVETFEDMARSRGLFPIITCTRRDPELEVEAARTLLSYQVEWLVSTGATNPDRITEICTSAGARSINLDLPGTAAPSVISDNFAGARELTRRILKNCHSKTGKAAPLLFVGGRATDHNTLERVRGFRAAHQDMGVPIDERHILTCGYAPEKAEKALQTLAMVEGEIPGGMFVNSTISLEGVMQWLKTSGYVADRLPAMGCFDWDPFVALLGGDIEMVRQDVDGMLKAVFEIIDTGISQTTFIEVPPLFSGQANSQAEITP; this is translated from the coding sequence GTGAATCAGAAAAAACCCGCCAGGAAGACGACGATCTACGATCTGGCCGAGCTTGCTGGCACATCGGCCAGTGCTGTCAGCGCTGTTTTAAATGGCAATTGGAAGAAGCGCCGGATCAGCACCCAACTAGCGGAAAAAATCAAACGGATCGCTGAGGAGCAAGGCTATGCGCTCAACATGCAGGCCAGTCTGTTGCGCCGGGAAAAATCCCAGATCATCGGCATGATCGTCCCTAAGTATGACAACCGTTATTTTGGTTCGATCGTAGAGACCTTCGAGGACATGGCGCGCTCGCGCGGCCTTTTCCCGATTATCACCTGCACGCGACGTGACCCGGAGCTTGAAGTAGAGGCCGCACGGACTCTGCTGTCCTATCAAGTGGAATGGCTGGTTTCGACCGGAGCAACCAACCCCGACCGAATCACCGAAATATGCACCTCCGCCGGTGCGCGCAGCATTAATCTCGACCTGCCGGGAACAGCAGCACCTTCCGTTATTTCGGATAATTTTGCAGGGGCGCGGGAATTGACCCGTCGTATTCTAAAAAATTGCCACAGCAAGACCGGCAAGGCCGCTCCCCTGCTGTTCGTTGGCGGGCGCGCCACTGATCACAACACCTTGGAGCGGGTGCGCGGTTTTCGGGCAGCCCATCAGGATATGGGCGTTCCAATCGATGAACGCCACATACTCACCTGCGGATACGCCCCGGAAAAAGCAGAAAAAGCTTTGCAAACACTGGCGATGGTTGAAGGCGAAATTCCGGGCGGAATGTTTGTAAACTCCACCATCTCTCTGGAAGGCGTCATGCAGTGGCTCAAGACCTCCGGCTATGTCGCGGATCGGCTACCAGCGATGGGCTGTTTCGACTGGGATCCCTTTGTGGCGCTTTTGGGTGGCGACATCGAAATGGTGCGCCAGGATGTCGATGGCATGCTCAAGGCGGTTTTTGAGATTATCGACACAGGAATATCACAGACTACATTCATTGAGGTGCCGCCGTTATTCTCTGGGCAAGCAAATTCGCAGGCGGAAATCACCCCTTAA
- a CDS encoding sugar ABC transporter substrate-binding protein: MKFHSMMMVSVAAAAMFAGSALAQEKATVAFLMPDQASTRYENHDFPGFKAEMAKLCAGCTVIYQNANGDTALQQQQFNSVIAQGAKVIVLDPVDSSAAAALVELAQSQDVKVIAYDRPIPKKAADYYVSFDNAGIGEAIAKSLVQHLKAKGVPQGSGILQINGSPTDAAAGLIRDGVHKGLKDSGYKTLAEFDTPEWAPPKAQEWAAGQITRFGADIKGVVAANDGTGGGAIAAFKAAGVNPVPPVTGNDATIAALQLIISGDQYNTISKPSEIVAAAAAKVTVQFLKGEKPEAKTTLYDTPSQLFIPAVVTAENIKAEIFDKKIQTPAEVCTGEYAAGCKKLGITQ, from the coding sequence ATGAAATTTCATTCCATGATGATGGTGTCGGTTGCTGCCGCTGCCATGTTTGCAGGCTCTGCCTTGGCGCAAGAGAAGGCAACCGTTGCGTTTCTGATGCCCGATCAGGCATCGACACGCTATGAAAACCACGATTTTCCGGGTTTCAAGGCAGAAATGGCCAAGCTGTGCGCCGGATGCACGGTGATTTATCAAAACGCCAATGGCGATACCGCACTTCAGCAACAGCAATTCAACTCGGTGATTGCGCAAGGCGCAAAGGTGATTGTGCTGGACCCGGTGGATTCGTCTGCTGCCGCAGCACTGGTTGAGTTGGCGCAGTCGCAGGATGTGAAGGTCATTGCCTATGACCGCCCTATTCCAAAGAAAGCAGCAGATTATTACGTCTCCTTCGACAATGCTGGCATTGGCGAGGCTATTGCCAAGTCCTTGGTGCAGCACCTGAAGGCCAAGGGCGTGCCACAGGGTTCTGGCATTCTTCAAATCAACGGTTCGCCCACCGATGCCGCCGCTGGCCTGATCCGCGATGGTGTTCATAAAGGTCTGAAGGATTCTGGCTACAAAACATTGGCCGAATTCGACACGCCGGAATGGGCGCCACCAAAGGCGCAGGAATGGGCGGCAGGCCAAATCACCCGCTTTGGCGCAGACATCAAGGGCGTTGTGGCCGCCAATGACGGCACAGGCGGCGGCGCGATTGCGGCCTTCAAGGCGGCGGGTGTCAATCCGGTTCCGCCCGTTACGGGCAATGATGCGACCATTGCAGCGCTTCAGCTGATCATTTCCGGCGATCAGTACAACACGATTTCCAAGCCATCGGAAATTGTTGCCGCGGCGGCTGCCAAAGTCACCGTTCAGTTTCTGAAGGGCGAAAAGCCGGAAGCCAAGACCACGCTGTATGACACCCCCTCGCAGCTGTTCATTCCGGCTGTTGTGACGGCAGAAAATATCAAGGCTGAAATCTTCGACAAAAAGATTCAAAC